From a single Nostoc edaphicum CCNP1411 genomic region:
- a CDS encoding glutamyl-tRNA reductase, whose amino-acid sequence MNIALVGLSHKTAPVEIREKLSIPEERIENAIAQLCKYSHIEEAAILSTCNRLEIYVIVNKIDRAAQEVTEFLCEYSKLPFADLHQYLFTLLQQDAVKHLMQVASGLDSLVLGEGQILAQVKHTFQLVQQYNQGERILNQLFKQAVTTAKRVRTQTSIGTGAVSVSSAAVELAQIKVEKLSACRVTIVGAGNMARRLVQHLISKGATQISIVNRSIERAEELANQFSDAGVQYYPLAELMSLVAAADLVFTSTASVEPLLDKAKLKAALQPEQPLMLFDISVPRNVDADVNELPHVQVFNVDDLKTVVAQNQESRRQMAIEAQVLIQEDLEAFQTWLRSRETVSIISCLRDKLEKIREQELEKALSRMGSDFAKKHQEAVEALTQRIINKILHEPMVQLRTQRDVEAQRLVLQVLQELFNLETGEVRSNFVAETSSLSISTVEIAAKNINLAQLNREHFQVAQMRLESIEVHAKVEEVIAQSVT is encoded by the coding sequence ATGAATATCGCACTTGTAGGTCTTAGTCACAAAACAGCTCCGGTTGAAATTCGGGAAAAACTGAGTATTCCAGAAGAACGAATTGAAAACGCGATCGCCCAGCTGTGTAAATACTCTCACATTGAAGAAGCTGCCATTCTTAGCACTTGCAATCGTTTAGAAATTTACGTAATTGTAAACAAGATAGATCGGGCAGCTCAAGAGGTGACGGAGTTTCTTTGCGAGTACAGTAAACTGCCTTTTGCAGACTTGCATCAATACTTGTTTACTCTGCTACAGCAAGATGCTGTTAAGCATTTGATGCAAGTTGCTTCCGGTTTGGATAGCTTGGTGTTGGGAGAAGGACAAATTCTAGCTCAAGTCAAACACACCTTCCAACTGGTTCAGCAATACAATCAGGGCGAACGCATCCTCAATCAGTTGTTCAAGCAAGCCGTTACCACTGCAAAGCGGGTTAGAACCCAAACCTCAATCGGTACGGGTGCGGTTTCGGTTAGCTCTGCGGCAGTAGAATTAGCCCAAATCAAAGTAGAGAAGTTATCGGCTTGCCGAGTGACAATTGTCGGCGCTGGCAACATGGCTCGGCGACTGGTGCAACATCTAATCTCTAAAGGCGCAACCCAAATTTCAATTGTCAATCGTTCCATTGAACGAGCTGAGGAATTGGCGAATCAATTTAGTGATGCTGGAGTGCAATATTATCCCCTCGCTGAGTTGATGTCATTAGTGGCAGCTGCGGATTTGGTCTTTACCAGCACTGCTTCAGTTGAACCCTTACTCGATAAAGCCAAACTCAAAGCTGCATTGCAACCCGAACAGCCTTTGATGCTGTTTGATATTTCAGTGCCTCGTAACGTTGATGCGGACGTTAATGAGTTACCTCACGTGCAAGTGTTTAATGTTGATGATTTAAAAACCGTCGTTGCCCAGAATCAAGAAAGTCGTCGGCAAATGGCAATAGAGGCGCAAGTATTAATCCAAGAGGATTTAGAGGCATTTCAGACTTGGTTGCGATCGCGAGAAACCGTTTCCATTATTAGCTGTTTACGGGACAAACTCGAAAAAATTCGCGAACAAGAGTTAGAAAAAGCTTTGTCCCGTATGGGGTCTGATTTTGCTAAAAAACATCAAGAAGCCGTTGAAGCCTTAACTCAAAGGATTATCAACAAAATTCTCCACGAACCGATGGTGCAACTGCGGACGCAGCGAGATGTAGAAGCTCAACGCCTTGTCCTCCAAGTTCTGCAAGAGTTGTTTAATCTAGAGACAGGAGAGGTGCGATCTAATTTTGTTGCCGAAACATCCTCCTTATCAATAAGTACCGTAGAGATAGCAGCAAAAAACATCAATCTTGCTCAACTGAACCGGGAACATTTCCAAGTTGCTCAAATGAGACTTGAAAGTATTGAAGTCCATGCAAAAGTTGAAGAAGTTATTGCTCAAAGCGTAACTTAA